The following coding sequences lie in one Miscanthus floridulus cultivar M001 chromosome 9, ASM1932011v1, whole genome shotgun sequence genomic window:
- the LOC136480960 gene encoding classical arabinogalactan protein 9-like, producing MTYPARLPQITRSPAAATQAAPAVDAVARPAAGASPPAPSPLPRAPPLPLSRAGGSPPPPSPAAHPLPSGRTRPSPAAACPLPGGAALPPRGAALPGGAPPPPALVPP from the coding sequence atgacttaTCCCGCCCGCCTGCCCCAAATAACccgctcgcccgccgccgccacccaggCCGCCCCCGCCGTCGACGCCGTCGCCCGGCCGGCTGCCGGCGCATCCCCCCCCGCGCCCTCCCCCCTCccccgcgcccctcccctccctctctcccgcgccggcggatcccctcctcctccttccccggCCGCGCACCCCCTCCCCAGCGGCCGCACGCGACCCTCCCCGGCGGCCGCGTGCCCCCTCCCAGGCGGCGCGGCGCTTCCCCCGCGCGGCGCGGCCCTCCCCggcggcgccccccccccccccgcgctggTCCCTCCCTAG